In Euphorbia lathyris chromosome 2, ddEupLath1.1, whole genome shotgun sequence, the sequence TTCTCTTTCAGGATTATCATTGTCACCCAGTGCAAGTATAACCAAACCTATGACAAATGTAAGATTTGCTGAAATGTAAAGCCACAGCTTTAGGCATGCTGTTAGAGTTGATTTATATGAAGAGATCATCCAAAAATTCAAGATTGTCTTTCTAGAAAGAGATATTTACAAGAGCGCGGACTTTGGTTGATGTCATTAGTTTACCCATTAAACTCATTAAAAGTGAGAAAAAATATGTTATTCATCCTAAAAGAGAAGCATTATCGACTTAAAAACATACTGTAATGGAATTTTAGTGGCATAGATCAACATTCATCTAGCAAACAACACCACTTCCCTTCAAGAAGcaaaatttcacaaaatggatgCTAATTGCTGCTAGAGTATTTAAATGTATTTAAGAAAGACTAGTAAAAACTTATGACTTGTCCATACCTTGATACGAATGCAGCAACCTATGTGGTCTGCCAGAGAGACCACCATATTGAGGCTTCCTTCTACGTTCATTATGACCTGCTAGGCGTTTACGACAACTGCGCTTACCCTCATCAAATTCAACCAGCAAATGAAACCTGATTAATCAAGTATTGTAAGATCAATCAATGGGACTTGTTGAAGATAAAAGATCCGCATGCTAAAAGATCAATTTAAGATTAAGTAGTATAAGAAAACCAAGTTGGGTACACTTAAGGAGAAGATGCACAGAATCAGTTGTAGGTAAAAGACTCATAAAAGATTATAAGATCAATTGGACAGGTGAAAACCAAAATTCCCCATTCATATCTTTGTAGTTTTATTCACTCTAAACATAACTAGTCTCCCTAGAGCCACTTCTATTCCATTTTCCTAATTTTTTCCCAAATAAACCATAAATCAACAGATACAGAGAATCTTATCAAAGTAAATTAAGTATCACCATCAAAGGCCAGTTAGCCAACATAAATGCATGGATAAGAACATGAGCCTGGTATCACCTTTAGAACAATAATGAAGGACAAAAAGGGGAAACAAGAAACATAGAAGTTAACCTGCTACACTGCTGACAAAACCTTTGCTCAACACCATTAACAATAACTCTAGGAGTCTTTGAGTGGACCTCACAAACTTTATGCCTCTTGTGGTAATCCTTCAAGGAGCTGAGATCCTTGTGGCAACCATAGACCTGGCAGAAAGGAGTCTGCAAGCGTGTACTCACTGTTCGAGCTCTCTTTGCCTGAGAAGTTGGCTTCACTGAAGAAATCACTGATCTCTCTTTCAAGAACTTGGTATTCAGTGCATTTTTACCATCAGCCAATCTCCCTAGCTTCAAATCAATAAGAGATGAATCGTGGCTGTTAGCTTCCATAAAAGAATTAGAATGATTCGACCCAGATTCCAGTGATGAATTTGAAGCCATCATAAAGCTGGGTGAAGTTAATTCTATCTTATTAGGATCAATACCAACTTCAAAACTACCAAGCATCTCCACACCTCTCTCACATCCATAAAAAGACTTTTTGGGCGTTTCAGAGAAACCTAAATCCACAAACTCCATGCTCTCAACAGAATCCCCATCCCATCCTGATAGAAGTTTCCTACTTCTCCCAAATGAATCAATAGATAAATCTATTTCATCTGGGAACAGAAGACCTTTCCCTTCTGCAGCATAGCGCCAAGACTCCATCAGCAGAGAACAATACAACTGCAGACAACATGTTGATAAGCATAAACTCgtaagaaaaagaataaaaaaaattaccccaaAATAAAACAAGTATCAACCTTTAGAACTTGTAGCAAAAGACCAAATTCACTTTTAATTGTGTGAAAGTCAGAGAGATAGCAAGTACACATTTAAATAACGATGTAGAAAAAGTTATAGCAAAAACATGGTTGCActaaattaaatactaaaaaaagatgaaattgacaacataaaaaataataatatatatcaaaggatTAAAGATGATGATCCAGCTAAAATCAAACACAAAAACCAGAATTCTACAAGCTAAACTAGACCAAATGTAATGAGACCCATAGACTCATCATGGCTTGTATGCAGGAATAATAACATTGTACGATATGCCCAGAAAGTTGAATGGAAAATAAACAGGATAAGTGGATAACTTAAATGCCTCCATCTCGTTATATCCACAAAATTTCAGTTAATGAGAGGATATGGGATTTTCTAGTATCAAATTTATCTTACATCAACGAGGATTTGAAAATAATTTCTCCCAATTTCACTTTCCTCTGCTTTTCTCAGTAACCAAACAGAGGAGTCCACAATGAAACAGAGTCAGAATCCAAAAGACCCCAAATGAACTACTTACTAAAAAAAAGAACAGAAAGTTCAACAACTTCCACATTCAAACCCTCAAAAATAGAATAGAAAAATCTCAACTTATGCTCGTAAAAGGAGGTACAAGAGCAAAGGACCagacaaaattaaatttccatctTCAACAATAAAACACAGTTTAAAATTGACAGCAAGTGTGCTAGTAGTACTGgattgtttgctaaattccaaCTTTCTTTTAGCGAACAAACAGTATACACAGTgaaagagaaggagaagaagacagagaaaagagaaattaagaaaggaaaaacagagcAGCTTCTGTAATTTGCTTACCGGAGAAGAAAGTAGAGAcggaaaaagagagaaaagtaaaataaaatcagGAATGGGGAGATGAGGTCGAAGCAGATACACATACACAGTGACTCAACATGATTTCCACTATACACTCTCTGGTCTCAAAAGCATGTCCAGGTCTTTTGTAGCTTTTGAGACTTCTGTATTTCCCATTATGTCCctgttcttttcattttatttccaATCCGTCACTCACTATAGCACCTActctttttgttttcttctttacaataattattttattcttttagtTTTTATGCCTCGTTAATCATTGCATCATTTAATTTAACAgaactaattaatttatatatctcttttaatatttttctaATATAATATCCCCTATTTTTTTACCTAAGAagatctttattttatttttatttttgttgatattaacttttttttttttgtccttttatctttttttttttccgatTCTTAACAGTTATATTCCGCATAAATATAGTCATTTTATATTGTACTATGTCTGtcctgaaagctaagatatgttcagttaaaaattctaaaaaaatagataaaatgacTAAAGAattaatattaacaaaacataagtatcttataatttgtttttcaaaatagaagacttaacaatgtgttatataaaacCATGAGGATTAAGtactatatttgtttttttttttttttttgtggtaggaactatatttgtttttttttttttttggtagaaacaggaaggaaaaacaaaaaaaaaaaacctaacctgggatcagctAGGAAAGCTAagcccaatcctatcctctaaaagaagagaagaaagaaaagtaaaaggatcagaaagggtagtaacgcctaacatcccctcatgaccagcagccgccaaacgatccgcgacccggttttgctctctgaaaatgtggctgaactttaaGGATTTAAAGAAAGAGctaagccttttaatagctttgataaggttgcggctattaagacaaatagcatgattatcacaaatcatattgatggcctccatgttatcagactccacgGATAACTTCTTAACACCCAAACTcttggcaagcttgataccagagaaaataccccaaagctccgcagaaaaggaagagcccaaccCCAGATTCTGGATAAACCTAGAAAGTCAGGCACCCCCCCCCCCATCTCTAAGAACCCCTCCGGCCGCAATCTTCCTATTGTTAAGGcaagagccatccgtattcaacttcaccaccccatctcttggcctgctccaaccAACGAGGTGGACTTCTCTTTTTTGGGTAGCCCTGGcaagggaatcccctttgaaACTCTCAGTAATAATAGAGAGTTTTTTGGAGAAGAACTCGGAAAGGTTAggaataaaaacagttttatcaccaaaaatctcctcgttcctccacttccaaatttggtgacagatgatagcaaagaaaatgtcaccatgctccaagTTAGCCAGAAGCTTCccactaacaccatcagagaaccagtcgtaCTCAGAGTGAGCAAGGAAGGGAGAGAGAATGTGGTGAGGAAGAATTttcttccacacctctttactcttcgagcaatccctaagagcatggcacaaagtttcaacatggcctctgcatctactgcaagctcctgaaTCCACCAAATgccgtctgtgcctatccgaattagtaagcaacctgtccttaactcccagccacaggaaactcctaatacggtaagggactCTAAGGGCCCAAAGGGACTTCCAAGTATTAGAGGGAGGATCAGACCtgttaagggaaaaagcttcaaatgCCGATTTGCAGGAATAAGCACCATTGTTGGTCaaggcccagcaatgcctatccttgtcTTCCTCTTAATTACTAACCTTCAGTACACTTCTTcttttctcatatatatatatatatatgaaacttgtttttttttttggaggcCGGCCGCAAACCCTTTGGAAATTCTGGAAAAAGAAAGAGTTATTATTCCTTCAATTAGAAAGATAGCCGCCTACCTATATTGAGAGAGAAAATTTACAGTGGTTGTCATTCGTAGCGAGAGAGTTGAAGGTAGCGGTCATGGCTTGGtaattattttcaattatgTAAATATCAAGTAAGTGGTTAATTATATACCtagttatatttatttgtatGTTCTTTGTATTTGATTGTTAAATGGATAGTTGGTGTGGTTCATTGATTAATGTGTTAAGTTTGTGAATATGTAACAATTGATGACGTCCGTGTCTTTTTATTATCAGTGATAATAATGATGATAACTGAAACTATGTGACTGTTGTGACTTGCTTAATGAATGTAGCTAGTGTCATACATATTAGTGtgatattaaatattatgaaataattattattgagGGAAACGAATATTGGATGTATTTGGTAAAGAAagaaattgaaaataattaatagcTTGTCTTGACGAAGTTATATTCAATGGTTCATTCGTGTACGTATTGATGGTATATATGGTTGAGTTGATATATGATTTGCTAGGTACTTGTCCATGGGGCTAGTGTCGGATTATCTCGGGATGCAGGAGATACTCTTTGCTGTTTTTGCTACGCACCGGGGTGGTGCGGGGATACCTGACGAGGAATGGTATCATGTGCTGTTGATATATAGTATGATGAGATTGTGATTGAGATTGTGATATAGTTTGAGTCGACCGGTGAACCATTGAGTATACTTTTACTTGGCAAGTGGAGCCCTTAAACAAAtgtcaataaataaatagtaaatGTTTTGTTTTGATGTCTGGTCatctattaattattatatgcaTGTACACTGAATTGTATGCGCGTGTGGTTGTGTTGCGTATATAATTAGTTATCTTATTGAGCCCCCAGCTCACCTCACTTTCCATCAGTTTTCTTTTAAGGATAAAGGTATTAATTGACTAGCGGTACAAATGTCATAACAACCAGTATGTTAAACTATGTTACAGTATATAATTAAAGTATAAACTCATTGTTAGGTTTTTGATATGTAAAGAATGGAGAATTAATAAATCGGTATGCTTATGATAGTTTCTTCATTTTAGTGACgttttaattatttatgattattaaatattatagaataaaatgaaatttgGAGCGGGTGTTACAAATATGCAGAATCAAAATCCAAATTGAAGGGAAGAATCAGAATCAAaatctttttgaaaaaaaagattaaGAAACTTATATTAATGAGGGAATAATTATATCCTCATTAATTACAAGCATAAGCCAATCTAGTAAATCAAAAAATGTATAACTATTAGCATGGAAAAAACATGCCTAGCTACGAGATGAGATGCTCTATTCGCTAGTCTAGGAATATAGGCTACCTTAATGCTTTACTTTGCATTATTATCTATAATCTTCCAACAAATCCCTAAATAATTAAACCACATCAGCTATTACCTTCGCGTCCGTCTCAGACACTACCATTTCCACATCATGTTCTTAGGCCCATAGTAAACTAGCTCGCAACTCATAAGCCTCAATCATTCATCGTGGACCCCTTCAATCGCTCCCATCGCTCCCGCCATGAACTCTACATCTTCATTCTGCACCACCGCTCCCTATCCACTATTTGTTGTTTGGAAGATGGCACCATCCACCTTACACTTCATTCACCCTCTCCCGGGATGTATCCACCTTTTACCTCGATGTTGTCTCAGATGTCCAGCTTGCCTACTGCTCTCGGCTTCCTCTCGATGTTGGTCGCATTCATGACGTCTGCTGGTTGTGTATACACCAGTCAATGTTTCTGCTCCTGCCCGAATCCATACCCTCTGCTGATGTATGAACCGAGCTTCTTCAACCTGTTGTTGACTATCTTCGGTTACCAGCTGATGGTCCCTAGCCTCGCATGCACTCGTCCCCGACTACCGTTGCTAGTTCCGAGCTGTATCATCCTACAACCCTAAGTGATGGCAAAAGTTGCTGCTCTAATTTGCAATGGATTATGAAGAGCTCGTGCTAAAACTTGCAGATGTTGCTGCATATCCGGATTAACACCTCCCTACTATTGCCGACGAACAGACCTTATGATACCACAAACGGCCTGCTACTGTATATGTTCTGGCAGATTCTGATGCTATTGATATGCTTCCTACTGTTGTTGATCAATAGCACATTGCTATTGACATCCAACATGGGACCCGCTACTGTTATCCCTTGCAATACATGCTTGCCCGGTGTTGCTCTCCCTCGACCTTTGCCAATCCTGGACAAAACAATACACATTCATATACCCATCAGTTGCATTCCTCGGATTGTTATACCATAAAACATCATTACGATGCTGCCAGATTGCATACAACACGCTAGTTACTTTGATTAGCACTTCATCGTTTTATGTACCACACACCTCCGAGAACCATGCTACGACATCCTCATACTCACCTTATGGCATGGCTAACCCAGCCTCCTTCCAACTACTCACTGCAAACGGACATGCCCAAAAAGGATGCCATCTATATTCCACATCTGTCTCACATAGAACATAATTATTAGGCATACTTATATGGCGAGACCGTAATAGGGATCTCAATGACAAACACCTTGAACATAGCTTCCACATAAATAATTGGATTCGAGGAGGGAtccaaaaattccaaattctaCTCAAATCCATCTGAGGCATACCACCCCATTTTTGCGCCTCCAATGCTCGATAACCTGACTTTGCAGAATAGAAGCCATTATCTTTGAACTGCCAAATAATCATGTCCAGAATATTTTGTGAGGAAACAATTATTCTACTTATTGCAATTACCTCCTGAGTTGTAAACAATAGTTCTAACTTTCCCCTATTCCATACCTTTGAGCCTTCACCAAACAACTCCTTCACTCTCATTTCAGCATACCCCCTTAGATCCCTAGACTCCACCATAAATTGGTTTCCCTCGTCTAACCAATGATCCCTCCAAACTCGTATTGCCTCCCCATCCCCAGCCTTCCATTTTAGCCCCAACTTCAACGCTTTTATCGATTTCCACATCCCTCTCCAAATAAACTGGGATTAGTGCCCAAATTTGAAGCAAGAAAATTGCCAGTATGGAAATATTTGGTTTTGAATAGCCTACTGACTAAAAAAAGTGGACTGGATAGAATTTTCCACCCTTGCTTACCCAACAGTGACAAATTAAACATCTATAAATCTCTATAACCCAATTCTCCTTTGACTTTAGTACTACAGAGTTTCTCCCAATGAAACTAATGTATCTTATTCCTTCTGTCCTCCTTTGTTCCCCGCTATAACGAATTCATAATTCTTTGTAGTTCCTCATAAATAGACTTAGGTAACAGAAACGTACTCATGCAAAATATTGGTAGTGTTTGTGCAACAGTCTTAAGTAAACTATCTTTACCCGCActagaaaaaaatttaaagcccCAACAACTAAATCTTTTTCTCAGTCTGTCAATTAAGAACATAAAAAACTCCTTTTGGATCTCCCTATTAGAGATAGGAGTCCTAAGTACCATCTCGTGTTTAGCGGAGACCAGACACCTAGCAAGTTACACACCCTATCCCTGATTTCCTGCTTAACATTTGTACCGAAGAAAATACCTGATTTGAGTACATTGATTGTTTGTCCCGAAGCTTGTTCATACTTTGTCAGGATCTCCAGAACCATTCTAGTCCATCCATCGTAGCTCCAAAGAATAAGAAGTTATCATCAATAACGAACAGATGAGAGACCATGGGTGCTCCTCTATAGACTTTACAACTCCTGATCAAACCTCCGCGCTCTGCTTCATAGATAAGTTGAGATAGCACATCTTCGCACAGGATAAATAAGTATGGAGACAACGAATCCCTTTGTCTCTTCCTAGAGAAATCGGCCCCACCAAATCCTTGTTAACCGAAATTGAGTATGACACGGTGGTTATACAGAGTAGAATCCACTGCACCCATATATCCCCAAACCCCATCTCATCAAGACTGCTTAGAATCTCTAATTcaccctatcataggccttgctaatGTCAATTTTAAGGGCTACTTCCCTAACTGATCCTCTATTATTCCTCTTCATATGATGAATAGATTCAAAGGCTATTTGCACACTATCAATAATTTACCTTCCAGGGACAAAAGAAGATTGACTCTCACTCGTCAAATTAGGAAGTATTACCTTTAACTTATTCGCTAACACCTTCAAAATCACTTTTTAGAGCACATTACACGTCGAAATTGGCTTGTAGTCAGTCATTACCTTCGGGGTTTACTCTTTGGTAGCAACACTACAACTGTATCATTCAAATTTTCCGGGACTTCTTTTCTCTCAAACCAATCTTTACATGCTTCGAACACCTCCCTTCCAATAACCGACTAGAAATGCTGATAAAATCCCAGACTCAGACCATTTGGACTCGATGATTTGTCAGTGTGCACTTGAAAGACTACCACCCTAAACTCCTCTATCGTAAATGGGGCCACTAATCCATCATTTTCCTCCTTCGAGACTCGCGGTGCAAGAGCATTTACAGTATCAAGGTTACCTTCTATATTCTGCGAATGTGCCCTTTAGAAATACTCGGATACTATCATTTTTTAAATGACAAAAAGGATATGATTatagacaaaataaataaatctacACTGAAACAAATATAAAAAGGTTAAACTCATGTAAACTTATTATAGTTTTTAGTTGTTAAGTACTGTTAGATCTAatcttattaaatctaagtcgtaaaataatttcattttgaATTTAGAATGTTAATAAAGTTTAGATCAAATTTATTTAGCCAATTACTAATCAATTGAAAACTATAGTATAAAGATAAATTTTTAAATGCCTGTAAGAGTGGTCTTaggggtgtttgtttactcTATTTTCTCCTCatatttgtcttttcactttaagAGGAgaagttttaggtgtttggttatgaAACTCGTGTTTGTAATTTATACATGAAAAATAAcgttttacaaaagcagagaatttcTACTTTCTAGAAAATCAGTTTTTCAAACAGCAAGCAGTAGCTAAATCAAACGAGCTCTTCCTCATAAATATTATTGGAAGAGAACTTCAAATTTAtgataatatgtatatatatataaattaaaaagataTGTCAGTTGAGTGTCGTCGGTTAGTGGGAGATACTTCCTAAACCCTTCGTTTAGTCGGTATACGTGTTCCAGGGTCTTCTTAAAATAGTAGGTAAGTTGGTCACATTGCTCCAGCATCCAATCTATTTGCTGCTTTGTCGTGACCCATTCCATGATTCTCTACGATCAAAGAATGTGGCTCGGGACAACGTCAGTAAAGCAAAGAGCATCATATTCAATCCATAAAGAAGCAAGTGGAAAAAAAAGAACTTAGTTCAACTAAAAAGTCCCGTCTTGCTAACACAAGTTTaaatgatttattgatttttaaaatttacttAAAATGATTTATTATCCTTAAAGTGTtacaattatttattaaatgatttattgacttttaaaatttatttaaaatgatttatTATCCTTAAAATGTTacaattatttatttacttgtttaaaataatgaatg encodes:
- the LOC136217858 gene encoding squamosa promoter-binding-like protein 6 — protein: MESWRYAAEGKGLLFPDEIDLSIDSFGRSRKLLSGWDGDSVESMEFVDLGFSETPKKSFYGCERGVEMLGSFEVGIDPNKIELTSPSFMMASNSSLESGSNHSNSFMEANSHDSSLIDLKLGRLADGKNALNTKFLKERSVISSVKPTSQAKRARTVSTRLQTPFCQVYGCHKDLSSLKDYHKRHKVCEVHSKTPRVIVNGVEQRFCQQCSRFHLLVEFDEGKRSCRKRLAGHNERRRKPQYGGLSGRPHRLLHSYQGNKFLESSLPKKASIIFPNILPGGILYPDKYEQANYSRPVKMEEKSYCADGQLLPKSFLHLHGNEIHNTSGIFPPAAEDFTLLNASSSIHDLAGVSHSSCALSLLSAESQDLSHSAGVTMARPFISQANRCHHGTGFSEKSFGIESSGKYMTNAFHSSDMNTIKVNHNGSFMVGRAADLQVETDGFLQDQEADFLNAKYCVPAEDGSTVDLLQLSSHLHRVEQQRNSAQVKHEIEDFSRFLPTYGT